The DNA segment CTGAGCCCCACCGCCGATCCCCGCCCCGCCAAGCTCCGCCTCCACATCGACGTCAGCCCCACCGACCGCGACCAGCCGGCCGAACTCGACCGCCTCCTCGCCCTCGGCGCCCGCCCGGCCGACATCGGCCAGACGGGCGAGGAGAGCTGGCACGTGCTGCTCGACCCGGAGGGCAACGAGTTCTGCCTCCTGCGCAGGCGCCTGGACCCGGCGTAGCCGAGGGCTACTGCGGCTGCTCCACCCGGTCCTCCGCCGACTCCCGCCGCTGCGGGGGCCGTTCCTCACGGGACAGCCTGCTCGGCCACCACACCGCCGGGCCGATGTCCCGGACCAGGGCCGGGACCAGGAGCGAGCGGACCACGAGGGTGTCGAGCAGCACGCCGAAGGCGACGATGAAGGCGATCTGCACGAGGAACGCCAGCGGGATGACGATCAGCGCGGCGAAGGTCGCCGCGAGGACCACGCCGGCCGAGGTGATGACGCCGCCCGTGGCGATCAGGCCGCGCAGGATGCCCTCGCGGGTGCCGTGGCGGACGGTCTCCTCACGGACGCGGGACATCAGGAAGATGTTGTAGTCCACCCCGAGCGCGACCAGGAACACGAACCCGTACAGCGGGACCGAGGCGTCCGTGCCGGAGAAGCCGAAGCCGTGGCGGAAGACCAGGCCCGCGATGCCCAGCGTGGCCAGGTAGTTGAGCGCGACCGTCGCCACCAGCAGCACCGGCAGCAGCAGACAGCGCAGCAGCGCGATCAGGATCACCAGGATGATCAGCAGCACGACGGGGACGATCAGGTTCCGGTCGTGCTCGGCGGTGCGCTCGGTGTCGTACTGCTGGGCGCTGTAACCGCCCACCAGCGAGCCGGGGTCCAGCGCGTGCAGCCGGTCGCGCAGCCGCTCGACGGTCGCCTTGGCCGCGTCGCTGTCCGGCGCGTCGGTCAGGGTCGCGTCGATGCGTACCCGGCCGTCCACCACCCGGGGCGCACCGCCCGGCCTGCCGGACGCGCTCAGCGGGGCGGCCGAGGCCACGCCGGGCGTCTTGTCCGCCGCCGCGATCACGTCCGCGCTCCTGGCCGCGTCCGCGATGACGACCACCGGCTGGCCGGAGCCGCCGGGGAAGTGCCGGCCGAGGGTCTGCTGCGCGGAGACGGACGGGGCGTCGTTGACGAAGAGTTCGTCCAGCGGGACGCCCTTCGACTTGAGCGCCGGGAAGAAGGCCGCGCCGACGACGAGTACGACACAGGTCGCCAGCCACACCTTGCGGGGGCTGCTGTCGACCCGGTGCGCCACCCGGCGCCACACGCCGTGGCCGCCCGTCGCCGCGTCCGCCGGGCGGGGCTTGGCCGGCCAGAACGCGGCGTGACCCAGCAGGGCGAGCACCGCGGGCAGGAAGGTGAGCGTCGACAGCACCGCGCAGCCGATGCCGATCGCGCCCACCGGACCCAGCGCCCGATTGTTCGTCAGGTCGCTGAGCAGCAGCGCGAGCAGCCCCAGCGCGACGGTGGCCGCGCTGGCGGTGATGGCGCCGAAGGACCCGCGCAGCGCGCCCCAGGCCGCCTCCGCCCGCTGGGCGCCGCGCGCCAGCTCCTCGCGGAAGCGGGCGGTGAGCAGCAGGGCGTAGTCGGTGGACGCGCCGATCACCAGGATCGAGAGGATGCCCTGCACCTGCCCGTCCACCCGGACGACACCGTGGTCGGCGAGGACGTACACGATCGCGCAGGCGATGCCGAGCGCGAACACCGAGCTGAGGATGACGGCGAACGGCAGCAGCACGCTGCGGTACACCAGCAGCAGGATCACCAGCACGGCCGCGAGCGCGACACCCAGAAGGATGCCGTCGATACCGCCGAACGCGTGAGTGAGGTCGGCCTGCGTGGCCGCCGGACCGGCGACCTGCGCGCGCGTGCCGTCGACGCCCGCTGCCGTGCGCTCGACCCGGTCCACCACGTCGGTGACCTTCTTGCCCAGCTCCGGGCTGAGCGGGACGACACCCTCCAGCGCGGCCCCGTCCTTGGACGGCAGCGCGGGGGACGGCCGGCCCACCACGCCCTCGGTGCCGGTGAGTGACGCCAGCGCGCGGGTGGCCGCCTCGCGCTGGGCCGGAGTGATCTTCCCGCCGGCCTTGCCGGTCCAGACCACCACGGCGGGCAGCGTCTCCTGCCGTTCGAAGGTCTTCTGCAGGGCGACGGCCTTGGTGGACTCCGCGCTGCGCGGCAGGAACGCGGTCTGGTCGTTGGTCGACACCTCGCCCAGCTTGCCCGCGTAGGAGCCGAAGGCTCCGCCGAGGCCGAGCCAGACGAGCACGAGGACGAGGGGGACCAGCCAGCGGACCGGTCGGCGTACGGGGTTCATGCGCTCCCCAGGGAGGAGTGGGCGGATGCCAGGGTCAGGTGTCTCAACCACAAAGTATCTCAATGATTGAGGGACCTGGAGATCATATCCTTGGAGCCATGCAGCCCGAACGCCCGGAGGAGCGTCCTCCCAGCGACCTCCAGGGGTACGCCGTCCTCCTGCGCACCCTGAACAGCGAGATAAACCGCATCGCCCACGCGTTTGCCCACGCCCACGATCTCCACGCCACGGACGTGCACGCACTCGCCGCGATCATGGACGCCTCGGCCCTCGACGGCGAGCCCATGACCCCTTCCCGGCTGCGCGAACGCCTGAACCTCACCTCGGGCGCGGTATCGGCGTGTCTGGACCGCCTCGAACGCGCCGGCCACGTCACCCGCGCCCGCGACAGTGCCGACCGCAGGGTGGTCCATCTGCACTACAACCCCGGCGCCCGCGCCCTCGCCCGCCAGTACTTCAGCCCCCTCGCCCGCGGCACCGAGGCGGCCCGCGGCCGCTTCACCCCGGAACAGCTCGAAACGGTCGCCGAGTTCCTCGGTGCCCTGAACCGCGAACTGGCCGCCGAACGCTGAGGGCGGGCGCGTTCCCCGAGGTGAAGTAGGGTGACCGCGCGGAAGGGGTGGGGTCGGTGCGGGAGCGGGTCACCATGGCGGACGTCGCCCGTGCGGCCGGAGTCTCCTCCGCCACGGTGTCGTACGTGCTGTCCGGCAAGCGTGCCGTCGCCCCCGAGACCCGTACGGCCGTCGAGGCGGCCATCGCCGAGCTGGGGTTCGTCGTCAACACGGCCGCGCGCAGCCTGCGTACGGGGCGTTCCAGTCTGGTCGCGCTGATCGTGCCGGACATCGCCAACCCGTTCTTCGCCCAGCTCACGGCCACCCTCCAGGAGGAGTTGCGCGGACTCGGGCTGCATGTCGTCGTCTGCGACACCCGGGCCCGGCGCGAGGAGGAGCGGGCGCTGCTCGCGGAGGCGGTGCAGCAGCGCTTCGCCGGGGTGGTGATCACCCCGTTCCGGCTGCTGCCGAAGGACCTCGGGGTGCTGACCGACGCGGGCATACCGGCCGTGGTCAGCGCGGACGTGCCCTTCGGCGCCGTCGATCAGGTGGCCCCCGACGCGCGGGCCGCGACCCGGCAGGCGCTGGAGCTGGTGACCGCCGCCCGGCGCCGCCGCATCGCGATGATCGCGGGCCCCCGCGACGCCACCGGCGGCGACCCCCGGCTGGAGCTGCTCCGGGCCCTGGCCCGCCAGTACGGCACCGCCCTGCCCGGCGACCTCGTGGTGCGCGGCGAGCACACCCGCGAGGCCGGGGCCGAGGGCTTCGCCGAGCTGATGGACCGCCGCTACCGTCCCGACGCGGTGTTCTGCGCCAACGACGTGATCGCGGTCGGCGCCCTGGACAAGGCCCATGAGCTGGGCATCGACATCCCCGGTGAGGTCGCGCTGGTCGGCCACGACGACGCCGCCTTCGCCTCCCTGGTCCGGCCCCGCCTCACCACCATCCGCTACCCCGCCGAGGAGGTCGGCCGCGCCGCCGCCCGCCTGCTCCGCGAGCGGCTGGACGGCCGCACCGCCCACCGCACCGTCCGGGTGAAGGCGGAGTTCGTGGCCCGCGCGTCGGTCTGAGCCATCGCGCCATCAGTCCTATCCGTGCGGGGTGTTGCGTAATCGATTCCGCGCCTAGGTTCCAACTGAGCGCTTGTGCAAAGTAATTGCAGGTCAGCGTCTTTTCCGTAAGCAGGTTCCCCGCTCACGGAACGGTCTCGATGCCGGTCAATTCCCGCAAGCCTGTTGACTTTTGTGGATTCCTGTCGTGAAGGTTGCGCCCACCACGTCCCCGGAGCGCGACCCTCGGCGCAAGGAGCACCCTCATGGCGATGCCCGTTCGCATGTCCACCGCAAGACGATGCCTGGCCGGTGCGGCGGTCCTGGCGCTCACGGCGGTGGCCGGCTGTGGTGGCGGGGGCGGTGAGGGCGACGGTGCGGCCGACTCCTCCTGTAGGCCCGCCCCCGGCAAGGTCACCCTCCAGTACTGGTCCTGGGTGCCCGGCATGGACCAGGCGGTGCGCGTCTGGAACGCCGAACACCCCGACGTACAGGTGAAGTTGCGTACAACCCCGGCCGGGAACGCGGGCACCTACCAGAACATGTCCAACGCGCTGAAGGCCCACAAGGCCCCCGACCTCGGGCAGATCGAGTACGACTCGCTGGCCGGCTTCCGGCTCAAGGGCGGCCTGAAGGACATCCAGCGCTGCCCCCAAGTCGCCGAGGCGCAGTCCAAGTTCGTCGACTGGACGTGGTCCCAGGTGGACTTCGGGGCGCACGGCAAGGACGGCGTCTGGGCGATACCCCAGGACACCGGCCCGATGGCGCTCTACTACCGCAAGGACATCTTCGACAAGCTCCACCTGAAGGCCCCCACCACCTGGGCGGAGTACGAGTCCGACGCCCGCGTGCTGAAGAAGGCGGGCAAGTACATCACCCACTTCTCGCAGACCGACCCGAACTGGTTCACCGGCCTGCTGTGGCAGAACAAGGCCACCCTGTTCGAGCGCGAGGGCGACGCCTGGAAGGTCACCGTCGACCGGCCCGAGAGCCGACAGGTGGCCGACTACTGGCAGAAGCTCATCGACGACAAGCTCGTCGCCACCGACCTCCAGGGCTTCTCGCCCGCGCTGTACAAGGCGTGGAACTCCGGCGAGGTGGTCACCTGGATCAGTGCCGCCTGGGGGTACAGCACCATCCGCGACAACGCGGCCGCCACCAAGGGCAAGTGGGCGGTGGCCCCCATGCCGCAGTGGAAGGCCGGTGACCAGCGGGCCGGTAACTGGGGCGGCTCCACCACCGCCGTCTTCTCCGGCAGCGAACACCCGGCCGAGGCGGCCGAGTTCGCGCTCTGGCTCAACACCGACCCCAAGGCGCTGGAGATCCTCAACCGCTCCGGCGGTCTCTACCCGGCGGCGAAGGCCGGACTGACCCTGCCCGCCCTCAAGAAGCCCGTGAGCTTCTACGGCGACCAGAAGATCTTCGACGTCTTCCAGCAGGCGTCCGGCGAGGTGGACACCGACTTCACCTGGGGTCCCACGATGACCGACACCTACCGCTTCCTCAGCGACGGCACCTCGGACGTCGCCGCCGGCAAGGGCACCCTCGGCGACGTGCTGAAGCGGACCGCGGCCGACAGCGCCGACTCCCTGCGCAAGCAGTCCCTCGATGTCACGCGCTGACCGGCCGAAGCGCCGGACCCTCGCCCCGTACGGCTTCCTCGCGCCCTTCTTCGTGCCGTTCGTGCTGTTCACCCTGCTGCCGGTCGGTTACGCCTTCTGGCAGAGCCTGCACAGGACCGCACGCACCGGCGGCACCTTCGGCCGCACCCACTCGGTGTTCTCCGGCCTCGACCAGTACGCCGACGTCGTGCGGGAGCCGTACTTCGCCGACAGCGTCCTCAGGGTCGGCCTCTTCGCCCTGGTGCAGATCCCGGTGATGCTGCTGTTCGCGCTGGTCCTCGCCCTGCTGCTGGACTCGGCCGTGGCCCGCCTGAAGCGGTTCTTCCGGCTGGTGTACTTCGTCCCGTACGGCATCCCGGGCGTCGTCGCCGCGCTGATGTGGGCCTCCCTGTACGACCCGAGGCTGTCCCCGATCACCGCCCTGCTGGACTCGGCGGGCATCCGGGCCGACCTGCTGGGACCCCGCCTGATGCTCTGGTCCATCGGCAACGTCGTCACCTGGACCTACACCGGCTACAACATGCTGATCCTCTACTCCGCGCTCCAGGCGCTGCCCGCCGACATCGAGGAGGCGGCCCGCGTCGACGGGGCGAACGGCTGGACCACCGCGCTGCGCATCAAGGTCCCGCTGATCCGCCCGGCGCTCGTCCTCACCGGGGTGTTCTCCATCATCGGCAGCCTGCAACTCTTCACCGAACCACAGGTGTTCCGGTCCATCTCCACCAGCGTGACCAGCACCTACACCCCCAACCTCGCCGCCTACTCGCTCACCGCCGGGGACGACTACGGCGGGGCCGCCGCGCTCTCCGTGCTGCTCGCCACGGTCACCTTCGCGCTGTCCTTCGCGTTCCTCCGCCTCACCACCAGGAGGCAGGGATGAGCCTGCTCACCCGCACCGACGGCGCCCACGCCACCCGTACCGGCCGCGCCTCCACGGCCGTCGCCGTCGGCTTCCTGACCCTGGCCGCCTGCTACATGCTGCTCCCGGTGTACTGGCTGCTGGTCGCCGCGACCAAGAGCCAGGGCGACCTCGTCGACAGTCCCGGACTGCGGCCCGCGCACTGGCACTTGGGCGCCAATCTGGCCGCGCTCTTCCGGCAGCAGGACGGCGTCTACGCCCGCTGGCTGCTCAACAGCCTGCTGTACGCGGGCGCGGGGGCCGCCGTCGCCACCGCGCTGTCGGCGGCCGCCGGATACGCCCTGGCCAAGTACCGTTTTGCGGGGCGTGAGTTGCTGTTCTCGGTGATCCTCGGCGGGGTCCTCGTACCGGCGACCGCCCTCGCGCTGCCGCTGTTCCTGATGTTCGCCGAGGTGGACGCCACCAACACGTTCTGGTCGGTGTTCCTGCCGAGCGTCGTCAGCCCCTTCGGGGTCTATCTGTCCCGTGTCTTCGCCGCCGCGTCCGTGCCGGACGAGGTGATCGAGGCCGCGCGGATGGACGGCGCGGGGGAGCTGCGGATCTTCACCGGGATCGGGCTGCGCATGATGTCGCCCGCGCTGGTGACCGTGTTCCTGTTCCAGTTCGTCGTCATCTGGAACAACTTCCTGCTGCCCTTGGTCATGCTCCAGGACGACGACCTCTATCCCGTCACCCTCGGCCTGTACACCTGGCAGACGCAGACCAGCCGCCTGCCCGTCCTGCAGTCCCTCACCATCGTGGGAGCCCTGGTCTCCGTCGTGCCCATCGTGCTCACCTTCCTCCTCCTCCAGCGCTACTGGCGTGCCGGACTCTCCGCCGGGGCGGTGAAGTGATGGCCCACCCCCTCACCGCGCTCAACCACCGCCTGGGCGGCATCGGTTACGGCGGCGACTACAACCCCGAACAGTGGCCCCGCGAGGTCTGGCGGGAGGACGTCCGGCTCATGCGTGAGGCCGGCGTGAACCTCGTGACCGTGGGCGTCTTCTCCTGGTCCCGTATCGAGCCCCGCCCCGGCGTGTACGACTGGGAGCTGCTGGACGAGGTGCTCGACCTGCTGCACGCCCACGGCATCGCCGTCGACCTGGCCACCCCGACCGCCGCGCCCCCGCCGTGGTTCGCCAAGCTGCATCCCGACGCCCTGCCGGTCACCGCCTCCGGCACCCGGCTCGCCCACGGCAGCCGGCAGGTCTTCTGCCCCAGCGGTCCGGCCTACGCCGAGGCCGCCGACGCCCTGGTCACCGCGCTGGCCACGCGGTACGCCGACCATCCCGCCGTCGCGCTGTGGCACGTCCACAACGAGTGGGGCAACCACAACGCGCTCTGCTACTGCGACACCAGCGCGGCCGCGTTCCGCGTCTGGCTCCAGGAGCGGTACGCCACCCTGGACACCCTCAACTCGGCCTGGGGCACCGACTTCTGGAGCCAGCGCTACGGCGAGTGGGACGAGATCGACCCGCCCCGCGACACCACCGCCTTCCGCAACCCGGGCCAGGAACTCGACTACCGCCGCTTCTCCTCCGACGCCCTCCTCGCCCGGCACCGCGCGGAGACGGCCCTGCTCAAGCGGCTCGCCCCCGGCATCCCCGTCACCACCAACGTCATGGGCACCCTGGAGAAGAAGACCGACGCCTTCGCCTTCGCCGCCGAGTGCGACCTCGTCTCCGTCGACCACTATCTGACAGCCGCCGACCCCGAGGGCCACATCGACCTCGCCCTCAACGCCGACCTGGCCCGGGGCATGGCCGGTGGCGCCCCCTGGCTGCTCATGGAGCACTCCGCCTCCGCCGTCAACTGGCAGCCGGTCAACGTGGCGAAGCGGCCCGGCGAGCTGCGCCGCAACAGCCTGACCCACCTGGCCAGGGGCGCCGACGGCATCCTGTTCTTCCAGTGGCGGCAGTCCACGGCCGGGGCCGAGAAATGGCACTCCGCGATGCTCCCGCACGGCGGCACCGACACCCGTATCTGGCGCGAGGTCCGCGCCCTGGGCGCCGAACTCGCGGCCCTCGCCGAGGTGGTTGGGACCCGGGTACGGGGCGAGGTCGCGCTCCTCTTCGACTGGCCCACCTGGTGGGCCCTGGAACTGGAGGCCCGCCCCTCCGCCCGGCTGCGCTACCTGGACGCCGTCCGCGACTGGTACGCGGCCCTGTGGTCGCTCAATCTCACCTGCGACGTGCTCCCGCCGGGCGCCGACCTGACGCCGTACCGCGCGGTCGTCGCCCCGAACCTGTACCTCCTCTCCGACCAGGACGCCGCGGGCCTCGACGGGTACGTCCGCCAGGGCGGCCACCTGGCGGTCGGCTGCTTCAGCGGGGTGGTCGACACCGAGGACCGGGTACGGCCGGGCGGTCACCCCGGCGCCCTGCGCGAGGTGCTCGGGCTGCGCGTCGACGAGTACCTGCCGCTCCGGCCCGGCGAGACCGCCCGGCTGGACGACGGCACCCTCGCGCACGACTGGGCCGAACGCGTCGAGCCGCGCGGCTGCTGCGCCGTACTCCGCTTCGCGGACGCACCCGGCGGCGGTCCGGCCGCCGGGGGCCCCGCCGTCACCCGCCACCCGTACGGCCGGGGCAGCGCGCGGTACGTCGCCACGCGCCCCTCGGCCCGCACCCTGCGCGACCTGACGCGGGCACTGGCCGAGGAGGCGGGCGTGCGTCCCGTCGCGGCAGAGGGGGTCGAGGCGGTGCGTCGCACCGGGCCGCAGGGGAGCTATCTGTTCCTGGTCAACCACACCGACGACGACGTGACGGTCCCGGTGCGGGGGACCGGGCTGCTGGACGCCGAGGTCACCGCGTCCGGCGCCCTGGTCCCGGCCGGGGGAGTGGTCGTCGTCCGCGAACACGAGTGACGGGGTGCCCATGACGCTGCCGGTGGAGTACGACGAGCCCAGCGGGACCGTCGTACTGCGGACCGAGGCCACCTGTTACGTGCTGCGGGTGGACCGCGCCGTGCTGCATGTCCACTGGGGTGCGCATCTGCCCCTGGAGGACGCGGTCGGGCTGCCCGTGCGGAGCGAGCCGGACAACAGCTTCGCCGGTCCCTTCGACGGGGTGGAGGAGTATCCCGTCGAGGGCGGCGCCCGGTTCGGGGTGCCCGCGCTGGAGGTCCGGTTCGCCGACGGGCAGAGCCCGGTCGAGCCCGAGGTCACCGGGGTGCGGGTCGTCGGTGCGGGGCATGTGGTGGTCTCGCTGCGGGACCGGGTGCGGCCGCTGACGTGGGAGACGCACTACCGGGTGCCGCCCGACGGTGACGTCCTGGAACGCTGGACGGAGTTCGAGCACACCGGCACCAGCGGCCCGCTGCTTCTCGTCCGCCACGCCGCCGCCCACTGGCCGCTGCCCCGGCGGCAGCGGTGGCGGATGTCGGCCGTGCACGGGGGCTGGTCCGACGAGCACCGGCTCGCCCGTACCGAGTTGGCCGTGGGCGAGACCACGCTGACCAGCAGACGCGGCCACACCGGCCACCAGGCCAACCCGTGGGTCGCGCTGGACACCGGTGGCGCCGACGAGGAGCACGGCGAGGTGTGGGCCACCGCGCTTGCCGCCAGCGGTAGTTGGCGGCTCACCGTGCAGCGCACGGCGGCCGGGGAGGTGGGCGTGATCCTGGGGGAGGGGCACGAGGGGGCGGAGATCGCCCTGGCCCCCGGCCGGCGGCACGTCACACCGGTCAGCGTGGCCGTGCACTCCCCGGGCGGCTTCGGCGCCGTCAGCCGCGCCTTCCACACCTACGTCCGGCGCCATGTCCTGCCGTATCCGGGGGAGTCGCGGCCCGTCCTCTACAACTCCTGGGAGGCGACCGGGTTCGAGACCTCCGAGGAGGGCCAACTGCGGCTGGCCCGGCGGGCGGCCGACCTCGGGGTGGAGCTGTTCGTGGTGGACGACGGCTGGTTCGGCACCCGCGACGACGACCGCTCCGGTCTCGGCGACTGGACCCCGCACCCCGGGCGCTTCCCGCGCGGACTGCGCCCGCTGGCCGACGAGGTGCACCGGCTGGGCATGGCGTTCGGGCTCTGGGTGGAGCCCGAAATGACCAACCCCGACAGCGAGTTGTTCCGCAGGCACCCCGAGTACGTGCTGCATCTGCCCGACCGCACCGCCACCGAGCTGCGCCACCAGCTCGTGCTGGACTTCTCCCGCCACGAGGTGACCGAGTGGGCGTACGGCCGGCTGCGCCGGATGGTCGCCGAGCACACCGTGGACTTCCTCAAGTGGGACTTCAACCGGTCCTTCACCGAGGCGGGCGCGCGGGGCGGCGGTCCGGACGCGCGGCGGGTGCACATCGAGCACGCGCGCGGGGTGCACCGGGTGCTCGACCGGCTGCGCGCGGAGTTCCCCCGGCTGCGGATCGAGTCGTGCGCGGGCGGCGGCGGCCGGACCGACCTCGGCATGCTCGCCCGCACCGACCAGGTGTGGACCTCGGACAACACCGACGCCGTGCAGCGGCTCGCCATCCAGCACGGCTTCAGCCAGGTCTATCCGGCCCGCGTCATGTCCGCCTGGGTCACCGACAGCCCCAACCCGCTGACCGGACGCCGGGTGCCGCTCGCCTTCCGCTTCCACTCGGCGATGGCGGGTGTCCTGGGCATCGGCGGCGACCTGGACCGGTGGACACCGGCCGAACTCGCCGAGGCCGCCCGGCTGATCGGCCTCTACAAGGACATCCGCCCGCTGGTGCAGCACGGACACCAGTACCGGCTGCTCGCACCGGGCGACGGCGCCCTGACCGCCGTCCAGTACGTCGGTCCCGACGCCGGCCAAACGGTGGTGCTGCTGTGGCGGCCCGGCGCCTGGTTCGGCCCGGCGCACCCGCCGCTCCGGCTGCGGGGCCTGGACACCGGCGCCCGCTACCGGGACGAGGACACCGGCGAGGAATGGTCGGGGGCGACCCTGATGGGCTTCGGCCTGCCCCTCCCCTGCCTGCCGGACGGCGACTGCGCGAGCGCGCTGGTGCGGCTGCGCCAGGTGGCGTGACCCGTCAGCGGCCGGGGGGCGGTCCCATCGGGCCGGGCGCGTGCGGCCCAGCGCCCGGCAGGCCGGTGCCCGGTGGCATCACCCGTGCCAGGTCCCGGTGTATGCGGTCGGCCTCGCCCCGCACCTCGGCGGGGACGTCACCGCGTTCGGCGACGAGACGGCTGAAGATGGGGGTGTCGGTGAACATGAGGGTGGCTGCTCTTTCCAGTGGGTCGCCGGGTGGTGGGGGGAGCGACGGGACGGGTGACGGTCACCTGCCGTGGCCGGACCGTCGGCGGGCCGAGAGACGGCGGCCCCGAGGAACGCCCGGCCAGGAACGGGCACACGACACCTTAAGGGGCGGTACCGACACCGCGCGCCCAGGGGACCGGTGCAACTGGTCAGCTTAGATGATCATGTCTGCCGTATTCGAGGGTAGACGCGGCCGACGAGTCCGAAAGTCGTCCCATACGGAGTAGTCGTGCCGACATCGCACCTTTCCCCACAGCCCAGCGCGTCCGGAGCCGTGCAGCTGGCCGCTTCCTGGCCGAACTGGCTGGAGGCGCACACCACGGCACTGGTCGAGGTCCCCCTGCGCATCGCCCTCATCATCGTCATCCTGGGGGTGATCCGCTGGGTCGCCAAGCGCGCCATCACCCGCGTCGTCCAGCACATCCTCCAGCCCTCCGGCGACGAGCAGGAGTCCCGTCCGCCGCGCCGCGCCGGACGCGGGGCCGCCGTCCTGCTGCGCGACCGCACCCGCTCCTCGCAGCGCCGTGAACAGCGCGCCCGCACCATCGGCTCGGTGCTCAGCAGCGGCGTCACCATCGTCCTGGCCCTGCTGGGTACGGCCATGATCCTCGACCAGGTCGGCATCGCCCTCGGCCCGCTGCTGGCCAGTGCCGGCGTGGTCGGCCTCGCCATCGGTTTCGGCGCCCAGAGTCTGGTCGCCGACTACCTCTCCGGCCTGCTCATCATGGTCGAGGACCAGTACGGCGTCGGTGACACCGTCGACCTCGGCGAGGCCGTCGGCGAGGTGGAGCACATCGGCCTGCGCCTGACCCATGTCCGCGACCTCAACGGCGGCCTGTGGCACATCCGCAACGGCGAGGTCCTCCGCGTCCGCAACGACAGCCAGGACTGGGCCCGCGCCGTCCTGGACGTCGCCGTCGCCTACGACTCCAACCTCGACACCGTCTACCAGGTGCTGGAGGACGCCGGCCGCAGCCTGCGCCAGGACCCGGCCTTCTCCGCCGTCCTGCTGGAGGAGCCCAGCGTGTGGGGCGTGCAGTCGCTGGACGCGGACGGCGTCGTCGTCCGCCTCGCCGTGAAGACGATCCCGCTCCAGCAGTGGGGCGTCACCCGCGAGCTGCGCCGCCGGGTGAAGGAGGCGCTGGACGCGGCCGGCATCGACATCCCGTTCCCGCAGCGCACGATCTGGCTGCGCAACGAGGACCAGGAGCCCCAGCTCACCGCCCGCTGAACCGCCTGCACACGACGAGGGGCCCGGCCTTCCCAAGGCCGGGCCCCTCGTCATGTCACGCGGTGAGTGCGTGCGGTCCGCCTACCAGCGGTACCAGCGGCCACGACGGCCGCCGCTGCCCGCCGGGCGCACGAAGAAGCCGACCAGCCACACGACCAGGACGATCACCGCTATCCACCACAGCGCCTTCAGGGCGAAGCCCGCGCCGAAGAGGATGAGAGCCAGCAGAAGAACCAGAAGCAAAGGAACCATTGTCATAACCTCCTGACCGCCGATTGCCCCTGACCAGCGAATACACGCACACAACTGCCAAGTTATCCACACGACTTGAAGGGCATGTGCAGGGGTTGCGGTCCAGGCCGCCCCGGCGGTGGTGCTCCGTTCGGTGCAGTGCGGGGGCGGAAGAGGCTGACAGGGCCGGTGAAGAGGGATTCTCCGCGTGCGCGGGGGTAACCGCCCTGCATGAACATCGCTGCTGAATTCCTCGCCGCGTCCAGCAAGAGCGCGCTCTGGCTGCTGGTCGTGGGCGTGATCGTCGCCGTGATCCTGCTGGGCGGGTTCTTCCTGGGCAGCCGCCGGGCGCGCTCGCGCCGCCTGTCGACCCCGCCGCCCGGCGCCGACGCCCGCCGTGGCCCGCAGGAGCAGTCGGGCGTGGGCTGGCAGACCCCGGATGACAACCCGGAGAACCACACCCACCACCGCCACTGACGGCTCACCCCGCGTGCTGCCGCTCCAGCTCCCGCTTGAGGTTGGTCAGGGTCCTGCGGATGTTGCGGGCCTGGAAGTCGGGGAACGTACTGCCCGAGGTGACGATCCGGTCGAAGACGCCGGCCGCGAGGTCGGGCCAGGTGCGGCGGTCGTCGGTCCAGACCTCGGTGACCCTGGTGCCCTCGCCTTCCGGCTCGAAGCGGTACTCCCAGGTGGCGATCGGGCCGCGCAG comes from the Streptomyces seoulensis genome and includes:
- a CDS encoding carbohydrate ABC transporter permease; this encodes MSRADRPKRRTLAPYGFLAPFFVPFVLFTLLPVGYAFWQSLHRTARTGGTFGRTHSVFSGLDQYADVVREPYFADSVLRVGLFALVQIPVMLLFALVLALLLDSAVARLKRFFRLVYFVPYGIPGVVAALMWASLYDPRLSPITALLDSAGIRADLLGPRLMLWSIGNVVTWTYTGYNMLILYSALQALPADIEEAARVDGANGWTTALRIKVPLIRPALVLTGVFSIIGSLQLFTEPQVFRSISTSVTSTYTPNLAAYSLTAGDDYGGAAALSVLLATVTFALSFAFLRLTTRRQG
- a CDS encoding carbohydrate ABC transporter permease — its product is MSLLTRTDGAHATRTGRASTAVAVGFLTLAACYMLLPVYWLLVAATKSQGDLVDSPGLRPAHWHLGANLAALFRQQDGVYARWLLNSLLYAGAGAAVATALSAAAGYALAKYRFAGRELLFSVILGGVLVPATALALPLFLMFAEVDATNTFWSVFLPSVVSPFGVYLSRVFAAASVPDEVIEAARMDGAGELRIFTGIGLRMMSPALVTVFLFQFVVIWNNFLLPLVMLQDDDLYPVTLGLYTWQTQTSRLPVLQSLTIVGALVSVVPIVLTFLLLQRYWRAGLSAGAVK
- a CDS encoding beta-galactosidase, producing MAHPLTALNHRLGGIGYGGDYNPEQWPREVWREDVRLMREAGVNLVTVGVFSWSRIEPRPGVYDWELLDEVLDLLHAHGIAVDLATPTAAPPPWFAKLHPDALPVTASGTRLAHGSRQVFCPSGPAYAEAADALVTALATRYADHPAVALWHVHNEWGNHNALCYCDTSAAAFRVWLQERYATLDTLNSAWGTDFWSQRYGEWDEIDPPRDTTAFRNPGQELDYRRFSSDALLARHRAETALLKRLAPGIPVTTNVMGTLEKKTDAFAFAAECDLVSVDHYLTAADPEGHIDLALNADLARGMAGGAPWLLMEHSASAVNWQPVNVAKRPGELRRNSLTHLARGADGILFFQWRQSTAGAEKWHSAMLPHGGTDTRIWREVRALGAELAALAEVVGTRVRGEVALLFDWPTWWALELEARPSARLRYLDAVRDWYAALWSLNLTCDVLPPGADLTPYRAVVAPNLYLLSDQDAAGLDGYVRQGGHLAVGCFSGVVDTEDRVRPGGHPGALREVLGLRVDEYLPLRPGETARLDDGTLAHDWAERVEPRGCCAVLRFADAPGGGPAAGGPAVTRHPYGRGSARYVATRPSARTLRDLTRALAEEAGVRPVAAEGVEAVRRTGPQGSYLFLVNHTDDDVTVPVRGTGLLDAEVTASGALVPAGGVVVVREHE
- a CDS encoding alpha-galactosidase, which gives rise to MTLPVEYDEPSGTVVLRTEATCYVLRVDRAVLHVHWGAHLPLEDAVGLPVRSEPDNSFAGPFDGVEEYPVEGGARFGVPALEVRFADGQSPVEPEVTGVRVVGAGHVVVSLRDRVRPLTWETHYRVPPDGDVLERWTEFEHTGTSGPLLLVRHAAAHWPLPRRQRWRMSAVHGGWSDEHRLARTELAVGETTLTSRRGHTGHQANPWVALDTGGADEEHGEVWATALAASGSWRLTVQRTAAGEVGVILGEGHEGAEIALAPGRRHVTPVSVAVHSPGGFGAVSRAFHTYVRRHVLPYPGESRPVLYNSWEATGFETSEEGQLRLARRAADLGVELFVVDDGWFGTRDDDRSGLGDWTPHPGRFPRGLRPLADEVHRLGMAFGLWVEPEMTNPDSELFRRHPEYVLHLPDRTATELRHQLVLDFSRHEVTEWAYGRLRRMVAEHTVDFLKWDFNRSFTEAGARGGGPDARRVHIEHARGVHRVLDRLRAEFPRLRIESCAGGGGRTDLGMLARTDQVWTSDNTDAVQRLAIQHGFSQVYPARVMSAWVTDSPNPLTGRRVPLAFRFHSAMAGVLGIGGDLDRWTPAELAEAARLIGLYKDIRPLVQHGHQYRLLAPGDGALTAVQYVGPDAGQTVVLLWRPGAWFGPAHPPLRLRGLDTGARYRDEDTGEEWSGATLMGFGLPLPCLPDGDCASALVRLRQVA